One Bosea sp. 685 DNA segment encodes these proteins:
- a CDS encoding DUF6516 family protein: protein MNKAVPEHTLEFLLAFDGRKHHYPDGYFVKFDIKRIEPTPERPHGLRYSFTLHGPDGARLIGFDNAHTVAPVGGRYAKKPVEADHWHRSTDDLGRPYQFVSAEQLVDDFFDEVERVLTERRIELTVIATEESKTS from the coding sequence ATGAATAAAGCTGTGCCGGAACACACGCTGGAATTTCTGCTCGCCTTCGATGGCCGCAAACATCACTACCCCGATGGGTACTTCGTGAAGTTCGATATCAAGCGGATCGAACCGACGCCCGAGCGACCACACGGGCTTCGATATTCATTTACGCTCCACGGGCCGGATGGGGCACGACTTATCGGCTTCGACAACGCCCATACGGTTGCGCCTGTGGGAGGCCGCTATGCCAAGAAGCCCGTCGAAGCCGACCACTGGCACAGAAGCACGGACGATTTGGGGAGGCCCTATCAGTTTGTGAGCGCCGAACAGTTGGTGGACGATTTTTTTGACGAAGTGGAACGCGTGCTGACCGAGCGGAGGATTGAACTGACCGTCATAGCAACAGAGGAAAGCAAGACATCATGA